The stretch of DNA GCTTCGACCTGCCCAGCCGCGAGCGGGTGCTGGCTTCCTGACCGGGTCAGTTGCCGTTGTTCGCTGACCCCAGCGGAGTGGGCCGGTAGTACCGGCCCTCGTGATACAGCAGGGGCGCCGCCGCGGAATCGTCGTCGGCCTCGGCGTGGACACGGGTGACGAGGCCGATCACGAGCGTGTGGTCGCCGACCGGAATCAACTGGTCCACGATGACCCGCATCCAGCTGGGAGTTCCGTGGAGAACCGGCTCGCCGGTGTCGAGCCGCGCCCACAGCGACTCGTCGGAGAACCGCTGGTCTGCGCTCCGCGAGAACCGCTGAGCCAGGTGCTGCTGGTGCTCCCCGAGCAGGTGGATCACCAGCGAGCCCGCCGAGTGGAGCGCGTCGATGCTCGACGACGTGTTCGCGATGTTGAACGACACCAGCGGCGGGGCCAGCGAGACGGACGAAAACGAGGAGGCGGTGAAGCCGACCGGGCCCGATCCCGAGTCGAGGGTCACGATGGTGACGCCCGCCGGGTGACGACGCAGGGCTGCGCGGTAATCCTCCGCACAGATTCCGGGGGCGAGTTCGGGGTCGCGGGGGAGGTCCGAACCATCGACGGTATCGGCGTTCTCGGCTCTGTCGGACAAATCATTCTCCGGGTCGGCCCGTGTGGGCACTGTGTCACTCTCGTTCACGAGATCTGACGTCAACTATAAGGGCGGGAAGTACCCGGTATTCAGTCGACGTCGATCGCCAGGCCCGCGGTGATCCGGACCAACTCCGAGAACGACGTGCGGAAGACGGTGTCCGGGTGACCGGCGGCCGCCCACAGTTCCGGGTACTCCGACAGGGCGTTGTCGACGTAGGTCGGAAGGTTCGTGGGATGGCCCAGCGGGGCGATGCCGCCGATCGGCTGCCCCGTCGCGATCCGCACCATATCGAGGGGCGCCCGCGTCAGATTTCCCTGCAGTCGTTTGCCGGTGTTCGCGAGATCCACCTCGTGCGCCCCCGACACGAGGAGAAGGATCGGGTCGTCGTCGAGGAGGAACACCAGCGACTTGGTGATGGCGCCGACATCGACCCCGAGAGACTCCGCCGCCTCGGCCGCGGAGTGGGTGGAATCGGGCTGGGTCACGATCACCCCATGGTGCCCTCGCGCGATCAGAGTCTCGGCGACATGCGCGGCGTGGGGGTGCAGGGGCGTCGGCATGTTCCAAGAGTAGGTCCATTCCCCTGGAACGACATCAAGATGCGCCTTCCGACACGACATCGGAACGGGGCGTAGTCGATTCCGGCTTCCGGAGCCGCCGGACGGTGAACCCGAACAGCAGTCCCAGCCCGACCGCGGAGTACAGCGCGAGGGCGAGTGCGGGCTGTCCCAGCCCCACGTCGTCGAAGTACACGATGCTGCGGATTCCCTCGGTGCCCGCGCCGGGGGTGATCCACCGTCCGATGGACGCGTAGAAGGTGGGAATGACGTTCGAACCGAACGCCCCGCCCGCGCTGGGGTTACCCAGGATGACGAAGACGGCGATTGCGAGCGGCACCGCCAGGATGCCGACCGAGGCGCGCAGGCCGAGCGTGAACATCGCCGTGCCGAAGACGACACCGGTCCCGAGAAGCCACAGCGGGAACCAGTGACCCGCGAACGTGCCGAGCACGTGCGTCGTGATCAGGGCGCCGAGAGCGCCGGAGAGCACGGCGTAACCGAACAGCACGGCCGTGTGCGCCGACGCCTGAAGCAGGGTCCGCGGGGCGCCGATGAACAGGCCGATCGCCGCCGCGAGCAGGTAGCCGCCGACCACCCACCCGACCGCCAGGTAGAAACCGGACAGGCCGCGGTTGTCGTGCGCGCCGACCGCAATCTCGTCGCGAACCGTGAATTGGCGACCCTGGCTGTTCTCCACCTGCGCGAAGACCGATTCGAGCGCGCTGGAGATGGAACTGCCGCCCGCGCTCGCCGTGATCAGTGTGTCGGGGCCGACGGGATTCACGACGAACGCGCCCTGGATCTCGCGGTCGTGGAGGAGGCGCCGGGCTTCCGCGGTGTCCGAGACGACGCGTGCGCGGAGCGGTCCGCCGTCGATCGCGTCGAGTCGGTCGGCGACCTGCTGGTCCGTCCCGGCGGGCAGGCCCGCCGCTGCGACGACCCCGATCTCGATGTCGCGGGGCGTGGGCTGATGGAACGCGGCCACGTAGCTGAGGATGAAGCCGAGCTGGAGGAGGAGGACGCCGAAGACCAGCGCGGCCATCACCTTGGGCGCGCCGTACTTCGAAACCGGACTGTCGTGGCGCGCGGGAGCCGAGGTGGTGGGTTCGCTGGTGGTGGTCATCGGACGTCCTCGATCCTTGTCGATACCGTGGGTATTGAATACCGTAGGTATCGTGACCGAAGAACGTCAACCGGACAGTCGTCACACCGAATGGGCGCCGACGGCGCGTCCCGGTCGTGACGTCGTCCGGCAGCGCCTCCTCGACGCGGCTGCGGAGGAATTCGCGGAACGTGGCTTCGCCGCGGCCCGGCTCGCTGAGGTCGCGCGCCGGGCCGGGTTCACCAAGGGCGCGGTCTACTCGAACTTCGAGTCGAAACAGGATCTGTTCGCGGAACTCTTCGCGGCCCGGTCACTCGAACTCGCGGGACGGGTGCTCGCCGAGATCGCCGGCATGAACCCGTCGGATGCCGCGGGCAGAGGCGGCGAGGCCGTCGCGTCGTGGATGGTGCGCGAACCGGGCTGGTCGCTGCTGGTACTCGAATTCGGTGTGCTCGCCGCCCGCGACCCGCAGATCGCCCAGGCCTACCTGCGGGAGCGGCGGCAACTGCGGGGAAGGCTCGTCGACTTGATCGGTGAGCGCGCGCGGGAGTGGGGAGTCGACGACACATTCGACGTCCGCACCACCGCCATCTCGCTGATGGCTCTCATCTCGGGACTCGTGCTGGAGCATTCCGTCGACCCCGAGGAAGTGGATCAGCCGACGATGGGAGCCGCGGTCACCGCACTGTTCGCGGGTGCAGTCGCCCGGGCCGGGCTGATCTGAACCGCCCGGGCCGGGCTGATCTGAACCGCCCGGGCCGGGCTGATCTGAACATCACCCAGGAAACTGTCGATGTGCGCCCAGGTGGAGTCTTTCGCCTTCGGGCCCGCGACGAGTCCCAGGTGGCTGCCCGGCGCGGACTCGAACCGTACCGACGGCGAACCGGTGAGCACGTCCGTCGCCGCCCGGACCGACGGGATCGGGGCGATGACGTCCTCGGTGCCGCCGACCGCGAGGACAGGCACCGTGAGATCGGCGAGCGCGATCGCGCCGTTCCGGGTCTCGAAACTCCCCGTCGCGAGCGCGTTCCCGAGGATCAGCTGAGTGCAGACCTGGCGGAAGAAGCGGGCGGGGTAGCCGGGCATGTCGGCCATGAACCGGTCGATGGACTCCATGCGGGCGAGGGTCTCGGTGTCGTGCAGGTTCCGCGCGATGAACCAGGGCTTGGTGAGTTCGCGCTGGAGTGCGGTGAAGCGGTAGCTGGCCTGGACCAGTGGCGCGGGCAGTCCGCCCATCGCCCCCGTGGCGGTGGTGAGGGGACGGTCGCCGGTGAACCGGCCGACGGCCCGCAGCGGCGCGATCATGGTCACCGACTCGTAGTCGATCGGCGTGCCGATCGCCGTCACCGAACCGATCGGCAGATCGCCCCGGCCCGCGGCGGTGAGCAGCGACATCGTTCCGCCGAGGCTCCAGCCGATCAGGTCGACGGGTGCACCGTCGTGGAGCCGGGACACGCGGTCGACGGCGGCCGGGATGAAGTCGTCCACCCAGTCCTCGAACCCCAGGCCACGGTCGGCGTAGCCCATCGTTCCGTAGTCGACGAGATACGTGGCCTTGCCCGACCGGACCAGGTGCGCTGCCAGGCTCTGGCCCGGCCGGAGGTCGAAGCAGTGCGCGGGCGCGGCGAGCGGCGGCACGAGCAGGACGGGCCGGTCGTCGCCGGTCTCGGAACCGTCGAACCGGTACAGGTCCTGATGGGGCGCCTCGTGGATGCGTGTCGACGGGGTGCGCTGGACCGGCGCGATTCCGCCGCCGAAGGACAGTCGCCAGGCGTTGCGGGTCAGCGTGTTCAGCGTCGGGTTCCAGGCGATGTCGAGCACGGATTTCCTCTCGTGGCGGCGCAGATCCTTCAGGTATCTGTGACGTCAACATACAGGTAATCCCGTAGTGATCCGTCAGCGGGCGGCGAGCAGAACCCGCAGCACCGTTGCCGGCCGCAGCAGCGCGGCCGGCCGGTCGAGAAGATGCGTCACCCGGAGAAACGCCGACCCCACGGCCGGGTCGACCGATGCCGCCCGATCGATCCGGGACGCGTACGCATGGACGGACCGGACCCGCACCGACCGTCGTCCCGGCACGGCCGGGATCCGGAGGTCGTTGTCGACGGTGAGATTCCACGCCGCATCGATACACCGGTTCGCCCTCCGGAGGAACCGGCGGGCGAGATGCGTCCGCCCCGACCGCAGGCAGTCCCGCAAGATCTGCGCCTCCACCGCGGCGACGCTCATCCCCTGGCCGTAGATCGGGTTGAACGCGCAGATGGCGTCCGCGAACGGCAGGTAGTCCGGCGGCAGGTCGTCCGCGGAATAGTGTCTCCGGACGGTCGTC from Rhodococcus opacus B4 encodes:
- a CDS encoding YbaK/EbsC family protein, with the translated sequence MPTPLHPHAAHVAETLIARGHHGVIVTQPDSTHSAAEAAESLGVDVGAITKSLVFLLDDDPILLLVSGAHEVDLANTGKRLQGNLTRAPLDMVRIATGQPIGGIAPLGHPTNLPTYVDNALSEYPELWAAAGHPDTVFRTSFSELVRITAGLAIDVD
- a CDS encoding alpha/beta fold hydrolase; the protein is MLDIAWNPTLNTLTRNAWRLSFGGGIAPVQRTPSTRIHEAPHQDLYRFDGSETGDDRPVLLVPPLAAPAHCFDLRPGQSLAAHLVRSGKATYLVDYGTMGYADRGLGFEDWVDDFIPAAVDRVSRLHDGAPVDLIGWSLGGTMSLLTAAGRGDLPIGSVTAIGTPIDYESVTMIAPLRAVGRFTGDRPLTTATGAMGGLPAPLVQASYRFTALQRELTKPWFIARNLHDTETLARMESIDRFMADMPGYPARFFRQVCTQLILGNALATGSFETRNGAIALADLTVPVLAVGGTEDVIAPIPSVRAATDVLTGSPSVRFESAPGSHLGLVAGPKAKDSTWAHIDSFLGDVQISPARAVQISPARAVQISPARATAPANSAVTAAPIVG
- the dszD gene encoding NADH:FMN oxidoreductase DszD — encoded protein: MSDRAENADTVDGSDLPRDPELAPGICAEDYRAALRRHPAGVTIVTLDSGSGPVGFTASSFSSVSLAPPLVSFNIANTSSSIDALHSAGSLVIHLLGEHQQHLAQRFSRSADQRFSDESLWARLDTGEPVLHGTPSWMRVIVDQLIPVGDHTLVIGLVTRVHAEADDDSAAAPLLYHEGRYYRPTPLGSANNGN
- a CDS encoding TetR/AcrR family transcriptional regulator is translated as MTEERQPDSRHTEWAPTARPGRDVVRQRLLDAAAEEFAERGFAAARLAEVARRAGFTKGAVYSNFESKQDLFAELFAARSLELAGRVLAEIAGMNPSDAAGRGGEAVASWMVREPGWSLLVLEFGVLAARDPQIAQAYLRERRQLRGRLVDLIGERAREWGVDDTFDVRTTAISLMALISGLVLEHSVDPEEVDQPTMGAAVTALFAGAVARAGLI
- a CDS encoding membrane protein, producing the protein MTTTSEPTTSAPARHDSPVSKYGAPKVMAALVFGVLLLQLGFILSYVAAFHQPTPRDIEIGVVAAAGLPAGTDQQVADRLDAIDGGPLRARVVSDTAEARRLLHDREIQGAFVVNPVGPDTLITASAGGSSISSALESVFAQVENSQGRQFTVRDEIAVGAHDNRGLSGFYLAVGWVVGGYLLAAAIGLFIGAPRTLLQASAHTAVLFGYAVLSGALGALITTHVLGTFAGHWFPLWLLGTGVVFGTAMFTLGLRASVGILAVPLAIAVFVILGNPSAGGAFGSNVIPTFYASIGRWITPGAGTEGIRSIVYFDDVGLGQPALALALYSAVGLGLLFGFTVRRLRKPESTTPRSDVVSEGAS